One genomic segment of Paenibacillus sp. FSL H8-0332 includes these proteins:
- a CDS encoding helix-turn-helix transcriptional regulator: MQTRIRELRKERRISQEELAKALRVTRHTITSIENEKYIASLPLAYKISKFFGLPIEDIFDFSDVEDIDYEVF; encoded by the coding sequence GTGCAAACAAGAATACGCGAGCTGCGAAAAGAGCGGCGGATTTCCCAAGAGGAGTTGGCTAAGGCCTTACGCGTCACACGCCACACCATCACTTCAATTGAGAACGAAAAATATATCGCCTCCCTCCCGCTTGCCTATAAAATTTCAAAATTTTTCGGTTTGCCGATCGAGGACATTTTTGATTTTTCAGATGTGGAGGATATCGACTATGAAGTCTTTTGA
- a CDS encoding AraC family transcriptional regulator, translated as MLPFSLIEMPRDLNAFPLYPYSVGRHIQYHHVRPAGFPVHQIFLIRSGSGRFRDLENGTETVLQPGMAYAFPPDRGHEYYPLSHEPWHVGFIGFHGSQSASVLEGLGLLPSAPFRLERFEECWEMLGGIWHTVNGNSSARQEEQSMQDLSVTLYRLLLMLRRSEVSTGAATRLENENVRNEALNKAVSLINEHFTEPLLITNLAAAVGYSVQHFQRLFLQEYGVTPHKYLQNLRLQRAMQMLTEDPERPVQDIALNLGMETNYFIRVFRKAHGVTPGVMRSRLHRSTE; from the coding sequence ATGCTCCCCTTCTCTCTGATTGAAATGCCGCGTGACCTGAATGCTTTCCCTCTCTATCCGTACTCTGTCGGCCGTCATATCCAGTATCACCATGTGCGTCCTGCCGGATTCCCGGTGCATCAGATTTTTCTGATCCGCAGCGGCAGCGGGCGGTTCCGTGACCTGGAGAACGGCACCGAAACGGTGCTGCAGCCGGGAATGGCCTATGCATTTCCGCCTGACCGCGGGCATGAATATTATCCGTTATCCCACGAGCCGTGGCATGTCGGCTTCATCGGGTTCCACGGCAGCCAGTCCGCCTCTGTTCTGGAGGGTCTCGGCCTGCTGCCTTCGGCCCCGTTCCGCCTCGAACGGTTTGAGGAGTGCTGGGAGATGCTCGGCGGGATCTGGCACACGGTGAATGGGAACAGCTCGGCGCGTCAGGAGGAACAGTCGATGCAGGACTTGTCGGTGACGCTGTACCGGCTGCTGCTGATGCTGCGCAGAAGTGAAGTTTCCACAGGTGCAGCGACCCGGCTGGAGAACGAAAACGTCCGCAACGAGGCGCTGAACAAAGCAGTCAGCCTGATCAACGAGCATTTCACCGAGCCGCTGCTGATCACCAATCTGGCGGCGGCTGTCGGTTATTCCGTCCAGCATTTCCAGCGTCTGTTCCTGCAGGAATACGGCGTCACTCCGCATAAGTATCTCCAGAACCTGCGGCTGCAGCGCGCCATGCAGATGCTGACCGAGGACCCGGAGCGGCCTGTGCAGGACATTGCCCTCAACCTCGGCATGGAGACCAATTACTTCATCCGCGTCTTCCGCAAGGCCCATGGAGTAACTCCCGGGGTGATGCGCAGCCGGCTGCACAGGAGCACAGAATGA
- a CDS encoding NUDIX domain-containing protein, giving the protein MNEELLATFDEQGNRTGTAPRDEVHRQGLWHETFHCWFVRKDEGGLRICLQLRSQEKRDYAGLLDITAAGHLLAEETALDGIREVQEELGLAIAFDELQPLGVIPYQMDSAGFMDRERAHVFVYENRYALSAFTPQLEEVAGIVEARFADFRSFISGADSSLHVQGFQINGNGERTDIDELVDFTHFVPHEREYFRRVIEGIERLYGPSTT; this is encoded by the coding sequence ATGAACGAGGAATTATTAGCTACGTTTGATGAACAAGGGAACCGGACGGGGACGGCTCCCCGGGACGAGGTTCACCGCCAAGGCCTTTGGCATGAGACCTTCCACTGCTGGTTTGTCCGTAAGGACGAAGGCGGGCTGAGGATCTGCCTCCAGCTACGCAGTCAGGAGAAACGAGATTATGCCGGGCTGCTCGACATCACCGCTGCCGGACATCTGCTGGCAGAGGAGACGGCCTTGGACGGTATCCGCGAGGTCCAGGAGGAGCTGGGGCTTGCGATAGCTTTTGACGAGTTGCAGCCGCTGGGGGTCATCCCCTACCAGATGGACTCCGCCGGATTCATGGACCGTGAACGGGCACATGTATTTGTCTACGAGAACCGCTATGCGCTGAGTGCATTCACTCCGCAGCTGGAAGAAGTGGCAGGAATCGTTGAGGCCCGCTTCGCTGACTTCCGCAGCTTCATCTCGGGAGCAGACAGCAGCCTTCATGTGCAGGGCTTCCAGATCAACGGGAACGGTGAACGAACGGACATCGACGAGCTGGTGGACTTCACGCACTTTGTCCCGCATGAGCGTGAATATTTCAGGCGGGTGATTGAGGGGATTGAGCGGTTGTACGGTCCATCCACAACCTAA
- a CDS encoding beta-galactosidase: MSSKVPAISSKAPVMLHGADYSPEQWLKYPGVLEEDIRMMKLAGCNVMSVGIFSWVSLEREEGVFNFEWMDQLLDRFAENGIYAFLATPSGARPAWMSEKYPEVLRVERNRVRNLHGVRHNHCFTSPVYREKTALINSKLAERYAHHPAVIGWHISNEFGGECHCNYCQDAFRDWLKAKYNNDLDEVNHAWWATFWSHTYTSWEQIESPAPHGETQVHGLNLDWRRFVSDQTINFCQHEIDAVRGFNPDLPVTTNMHMIDGVDYRNMAKILDVVSWDAYPDWGYTEDDDDARLAAWTAMHHDMYRSFKKKPFLLMESTPSLTNWQIVSKLKRPGMHKLSSLQAVAHGSDSVQYFQWRKSRGSSEKFHGAVIDHSGHTETRVFKDVAEVGRTLAGLEDVVGTTTPAETAILFDWDNRWAVKDAQGIRNSGLKYEETVLQHYRGLWELGIPVDVVGSGDDLSGYKLVIAPMLYLISEENGKRIEKYVEQGGTFLATYWSGVVGETDLCHLGGFPGPLRRTLGIWAEETEGLHSRDLNGLVLDPGNSLKLSGEYDAHEIAELIHLEGAEALGHYRSDFYAGRPALTVNKLGAGKAYHLATRVKDAQFYVDLYAAITGKERISRTLNSELPTGVTAQLRSDGEHEYVFVQNFSGSEQVVTLDGQAYTDVESGAAAPAELKLAVNGLAILKRAAVKA, from the coding sequence ATGAGCAGCAAAGTTCCTGCAATCAGCAGCAAGGCTCCTGTAATGCTTCACGGCGCCGACTATAGTCCCGAGCAATGGCTGAAATATCCGGGGGTGCTGGAAGAAGATATCCGTATGATGAAGCTGGCAGGCTGTAATGTCATGTCTGTCGGGATTTTCTCCTGGGTCTCCCTGGAACGCGAAGAAGGGGTATTTAACTTTGAGTGGATGGATCAGCTCCTGGACCGTTTTGCCGAGAATGGAATTTACGCCTTCCTGGCTACTCCGAGCGGTGCGCGTCCGGCATGGATGTCCGAGAAGTATCCTGAAGTGCTGCGGGTGGAACGGAACCGGGTGCGCAACCTGCACGGCGTCCGTCATAATCACTGCTTCACTTCACCGGTCTACCGTGAAAAAACAGCGCTGATCAACTCCAAGCTGGCTGAGCGTTATGCGCATCATCCGGCAGTGATCGGCTGGCATATCTCTAATGAATTCGGCGGCGAATGTCATTGTAATTACTGTCAGGATGCCTTCAGAGACTGGCTCAAGGCGAAGTACAATAACGATCTGGATGAGGTGAACCACGCTTGGTGGGCTACCTTCTGGAGCCATACGTACACTTCGTGGGAACAGATCGAGTCCCCTGCTCCGCATGGTGAGACACAGGTTCACGGGCTTAACCTGGACTGGCGCCGGTTCGTAAGCGATCAGACGATCAACTTCTGCCAGCATGAGATTGACGCTGTGCGCGGGTTCAATCCTGATCTGCCGGTGACCACCAACATGCATATGATTGACGGCGTAGATTACCGTAACATGGCTAAGATTCTTGATGTGGTATCGTGGGATGCTTACCCGGACTGGGGATATACCGAGGACGATGATGACGCCCGCTTGGCCGCTTGGACAGCGATGCACCATGATATGTACCGCAGCTTCAAAAAGAAGCCGTTCCTGCTCATGGAAAGCACGCCTTCCCTCACGAACTGGCAGATTGTCAGCAAGCTGAAGCGTCCGGGAATGCACAAGCTGTCCTCCCTCCAGGCAGTTGCGCATGGTTCTGATTCCGTACAGTATTTCCAGTGGCGTAAAAGCCGCGGCTCCAGCGAGAAATTCCACGGTGCCGTGATTGACCATAGCGGACACACGGAGACCCGTGTCTTCAAGGATGTAGCTGAGGTGGGCCGTACTCTTGCGGGACTGGAGGATGTTGTAGGTACAACAACTCCTGCTGAGACAGCCATTTTGTTCGACTGGGATAACCGCTGGGCGGTGAAGGATGCCCAAGGTATCCGCAATTCCGGCCTGAAATATGAAGAGACTGTGCTTCAGCATTACCGGGGACTGTGGGAGCTGGGAATTCCGGTGGATGTCGTAGGCTCAGGCGATGACCTGTCCGGCTACAAGCTGGTGATTGCTCCTATGCTGTACCTGATCAGCGAAGAGAACGGGAAGCGGATTGAGAAGTATGTAGAGCAGGGTGGAACCTTCCTGGCCACTTATTGGTCGGGAGTGGTCGGCGAGACCGATCTGTGTCACCTGGGCGGCTTCCCTGGACCGCTGCGCAGAACGCTGGGCATTTGGGCCGAAGAGACAGAAGGGCTGCACAGCCGCGACCTGAACGGTCTGGTGCTGGACCCTGGCAACAGCTTGAAGCTGAGCGGGGAATACGATGCGCATGAGATCGCCGAGCTGATTCATCTGGAAGGCGCCGAGGCGTTGGGCCATTACCGCAGCGACTTCTACGCCGGACGTCCTGCACTCACTGTGAACAAGCTGGGAGCAGGTAAGGCATATCATCTGGCAACACGTGTGAAGGACGCGCAGTTCTATGTGGATCTGTACGCCGCAATTACCGGAAAAGAGCGGATCAGCCGCACCCTGAACAGTGAGCTTCCGACCGGAGTAACCGCCCAGCTGCGTTCCGATGGTGAGCACGAGTATGTATTCGTGCAGAATTTCAGCGGCTCCGAGCAAGTAGTGACGCTGGACGGACAAGCCTACACCGATGTAGAATCCGGCGCAGCCGCTCCGGCTGAGCTGAAGCTGGCAGTGAACGGACTGGCAATTCTGAAGCGTGCAGCAGTTAAAGCATAA
- a CDS encoding ABC transporter ATP-binding protein produces the protein MRNIQFEGVRKSFGGVAAVNGLDLSIAEGEIYALLGHNGAGKTTTLRLLLGLLEPDEGDILVFGSNPIRDGNTVRGMCGVLSEDVGLYESLNVWDNLMYYADIYGMSRVESSSRIDGLLRTFELHDKKRTIVKGLSTGMRKKVALIRAMLHRPHLLILDEPTNGLDPVSTTDLRKMLSRLAKEEGTTILMTTHHLEEVQKLCDRITILRHGRNIFTDSISLLQDSKHYLENGQFSLEKLYMDMDMDMDMDMEQGGGR, from the coding sequence ATGAGAAACATACAATTCGAAGGTGTCAGAAAGTCCTTTGGCGGTGTGGCTGCCGTAAACGGCCTTGATCTGAGTATTGCGGAGGGCGAGATCTATGCACTGCTTGGGCATAATGGAGCGGGAAAGACGACAACGCTTCGCTTGCTGCTTGGTCTGCTGGAGCCGGACGAAGGGGATATCCTTGTTTTTGGGAGCAATCCTATACGGGACGGGAATACCGTGCGGGGAATGTGCGGCGTTTTATCCGAAGATGTTGGGCTGTATGAGTCTTTGAACGTCTGGGATAACCTGATGTATTACGCTGATATTTATGGTATGAGCCGTGTCGAATCGAGTAGCCGTATTGACGGGCTGCTGCGGACATTTGAACTGCATGACAAGAAACGAACGATTGTTAAGGGCTTGTCTACCGGCATGAGAAAAAAGGTTGCCCTGATCCGGGCCATGCTGCATAGACCGCACCTTCTGATCCTGGATGAGCCTACGAATGGGCTTGATCCTGTCAGCACAACCGATCTAAGGAAGATGTTATCGCGGCTGGCGAAGGAGGAGGGAACCACCATCCTTATGACCACGCATCATCTGGAAGAGGTCCAGAAGCTATGCGATAGAATCACGATTCTGCGGCACGGGCGAAATATTTTTACCGATTCCATCTCACTGCTCCAAGACAGCAAACATTACCTGGAGAACGGGCAATTCAGTCTTGAAAAGCTGTATATGGATATGGATATGGATATGGATATGGATATGGAGCAGGGGGGAGGACGATGA